One Hippoglossus stenolepis isolate QCI-W04-F060 chromosome 22, HSTE1.2, whole genome shotgun sequence DNA segment encodes these proteins:
- the slc26a5 gene encoding prestin isoform X1 → MSLPVDMEQDGAVAREDADSTLMYRIERPVYNETSIRSQLLSRKNNSTTFRERLANHFRCSSARAKAVALSSLPILTWLPSYPVKQYLFSDVVSGLSTAVVQLPQGLAYAMLAAVPPVYGLYSSFYPVLLYTFFGTSRHISVGTFAVISLMIGGVALREAPDSMFPLLPANASNVSAVVDTEARDARRVQVAVMLTTLVGIIQFVFGLLRFGFVAIYLTEPLVRGFTTAAAVHVFISQIKYLLGVKTQRFSGPLAIIYSAKAVFTDITSTNVVSLILGLACIIVLYFVKDMNERFKKKLPIPIPGEIIIVMVSTGVSYGLSLSADHKVDVVGYIPSGLLPPAAPDFSLLPNLITDSFAVAIVGFSMDISLAKTFALKHGYSVDGNQELIALGLCNFISSFFQTFAISCSMSRSLVQESTGGKTQIAGLLASLMVLLVVVAVGFVFQPLPQTALAAIIMVNLLGMFKQFRDIPNLWRTTKIELVIWLVAFVASVLLGLDFGLLVAIVFAILTVIYRTQSSKSAVLGYVPGTGLYCDVDEYEEAVEYEGIKIFHCNSSIYFANSDLYVNTLKEKTGVNPENLQAARKARKKQEKANDNQNAQLRICVKYKNQEVSHEVLSDNHLLEEHRNGPSGDSRAETNTEEVVYLKSPSTVHSIVLDWTPVSFVDSVGAKAIKQVIKQYAAVDVQVVIAACSRVVLADLDTLQFFTGAMTTDMVFPTVHDAVLHCTSPRPAAAPANELT, encoded by the exons ATGAGCCTGCCTGTGGACATGGAGCAAGATGGAGCTGTAGCCAGGGAGGATGCAGACTCAACGCTGATGTACAGGATAGAACGTCCAGTCTATAATGAAACCTCCATCCGGTCGCAGCTTCTCAGCCGCAAAAACAACTCCACCACCTTCAGAGAGCGGCTGGCAAATCACTTCAG GTGTTCTTCAGCGAGGGCCAAGGCAGTGGCTCTGAGCTCCCTGCCCATCCTGACATGGCTGCCGTCCTATCCAGTCAAGCAGTACTTATTCTCAGATGTGGTCTCAGGTCTCAGCACGGCAGTTGTGCAGCTCCCTCAAG GTCTAGCCTATGCTATGCTGGCAGCTGTGCCCCCAGTTTATGGTCTGTACTCCTCCTTCTACCCTGTTCTGCTCTACACCTTCTTTGGCACTTCCAGACACATATCAGTAG GAACCTTTGCAGTTATAAGTCTGATGATCGGGGGTGTTGCCTTGAGGGAGGCCCCAGACTCGATGTTTCCACTCCTGCCTGCAAATGCATCCAACGTGTCTGCCGTCGTTGACACGGAGGCTCGTGATGCCAGGAGGGTGCAGGTGGCCGTGATGCTCACGACCCTGGTGGGAATCATCCAG ttcGTCTTCGGTCTTCTCAGGTTTGGCTTCGTGGCGATCTACCTCACAGAGCCTCTGGTGCGAGGCTTCACTACAGCAGCGGCCGTGCATGTTTTCATCTCCCAGATCAAGTACCTGCTGGGGGTGAAGACGCAGCGTTTTAGCGGACCCCTCGCTATTATTTAT AGCGCCAAGGCGGTATTCACAGACATCACCAGCACCAACGTCGTCTCTCTCATCCTGGGCCTTGCGTGTATCATCGTCCTGTACTTTGTCAAAGACATGAATGAGCGCTTCAAAAAGAAACTGCCTATCCCCATTCCCGGAGAGATCATCATCGTCATGGTGTCAACCGGCGTCTCGTACGGCCTGTCGCTGTCAGCAGACCACAAGGTGGATGTTGTTGGGTACATACCGTCAGG GCTTCTCCCCCCTGCTGCCCCAGATTTCTCTCTGTTACCCAATCTGATCACGGACTCCTTTGCTGTAGCGATTGTGGGATTCTCAATGGACATCTCTCTGGCTAAGACCTTTGCCCTGAAGCATGGGTACAGTGTGGACGGCAACCAG GAGCTGATTGCCCTCGGTCTGTGTAACTTCATCAGCTCTTTCTTCCAAACCTTCGCCATCTCTTGTTCCATGTCAAGAAGCCTGGTGCAGGAGAGCACAGGAGGGAAAACACAg atcGCGGGGCTGCTGGCGTCTCTcatggtgctgctggtggttgTGGCCGTTGGTTTTGTGTTCCAGCCACTCCCTCAG ACTGCGCTGGCTGCCATCATCATGGTCAACTTGTTGGGGATGTTCAAACAGTTCAGAGACATTCCTAATCTGTGGAGGACCACTAAGATCGAACTG gtcaTCTGGCTGGTAGCATTCGTAGCGTCTGTGCTGCTGGGCCTGGACTTTGGCCTCCTAGTGGCTATTGTGTTTGCCATACTAACAGTCATCTACAGAACACAGAG ctccAAAAGTGCCGTTTTGGGTTATGTTCCCGGTACTGGGCTGTACTGTGATGTGGATGAGTATGAGGAG GCAGTTGAATATGAGGGGATTAAGATTTTCCACTGCAACTCTTCCATCTACTTTGCCAACAGTGACCTTTATGTGAATACCCTCAAGGAGAAG ACGGGAGTGAACCCTGAAAACCTACAAGCTGCACGGAAAGCCAGGAAAAAACAGGAGAAGGCAAACGACAACCAAAACGCACAACTGAGGATCTGTGTCAAG TACAAGAATCAGGAAGTGTCTCATGAGGTTTTGTCCGATAACCACTTGTTGGAGGAGCACAGGAACGGACCTTCAGGGGACAGCCGCGccgaaacaaacacagaagaggtGGTCTACCTTAAATCTCCCAGCACCGTCCACTCCATCGTCCTGGACTGGACGCCTGTCTCCTTCGTCGACTCTGTGGGAGCCAAAGCCATCAAACAG gtcaTCAAGCAATACGCAGCAGTGGATGTGCAGGTGGTGATAGCAGCCTGCAGCC GAGTGGTGTTGGCTGACCTGGACACCTTACAGTTCTTCACCGGGGCCATGACCACCGACATGGTGTTCCCCACAGTCCACGACGCCGTGCTGCACTGCACTAGTCCCCGCCCCGCAGCTGCTCCGGCCAATGAGCTGACCTGA
- the slc26a5 gene encoding prestin isoform X2 gives MSLPVDMEQDGAVAREDADSTLMYRIERPVYNETSIRSQLLSRKNNSTTFRERLANHFRCSSARAKAVALSSLPILTWLPSYPVKQYLFSDVVSGLSTAVVQLPQGLAYAMLAAVPPVYGLYSSFYPVLLYTFFGTSRHISVGTFAVISLMIGGVALREAPDSMFPLLPANASNVSAVVDTEARDARRVQVAVMLTTLVGIIQFVFGLLRFGFVAIYLTEPLVRGFTTAAAVHVFISQIKYLLGVKTQRFSGPLAIIYSAKAVFTDITSTNVVSLILGLACIIVLYFVKDMNERFKKKLPIPIPGEIIIVMVSTGVSYGLSLSADHKVDVVGYIPSGLLPPAAPDFSLLPNLITDSFAVAIVGFSMDISLAKTFALKHGYSVDGNQELIALGLCNFISSFFQTFAISCSMSRSLVQESTGGKTQIAGLLASLMVLLVVVAVGFVFQPLPQTALAAIIMVNLLGMFKQFRDIPNLWRTTKIELVIWLVAFVASVLLGLDFGLLVAIVFAILTVIYRTQSSKSAVLGYVPGTGLYCDVDEYEEAVEYEGIKIFHCNSSIYFANSDLYVNTLKEKTGVNPENLQAARKARKKQEKANDNQNAQLRICVKEEHRNGPSGDSRAETNTEEVVYLKSPSTVHSIVLDWTPVSFVDSVGAKAIKQVIKQYAAVDVQVVIAACSRVVLADLDTLQFFTGAMTTDMVFPTVHDAVLHCTSPRPAAAPANELT, from the exons ATGAGCCTGCCTGTGGACATGGAGCAAGATGGAGCTGTAGCCAGGGAGGATGCAGACTCAACGCTGATGTACAGGATAGAACGTCCAGTCTATAATGAAACCTCCATCCGGTCGCAGCTTCTCAGCCGCAAAAACAACTCCACCACCTTCAGAGAGCGGCTGGCAAATCACTTCAG GTGTTCTTCAGCGAGGGCCAAGGCAGTGGCTCTGAGCTCCCTGCCCATCCTGACATGGCTGCCGTCCTATCCAGTCAAGCAGTACTTATTCTCAGATGTGGTCTCAGGTCTCAGCACGGCAGTTGTGCAGCTCCCTCAAG GTCTAGCCTATGCTATGCTGGCAGCTGTGCCCCCAGTTTATGGTCTGTACTCCTCCTTCTACCCTGTTCTGCTCTACACCTTCTTTGGCACTTCCAGACACATATCAGTAG GAACCTTTGCAGTTATAAGTCTGATGATCGGGGGTGTTGCCTTGAGGGAGGCCCCAGACTCGATGTTTCCACTCCTGCCTGCAAATGCATCCAACGTGTCTGCCGTCGTTGACACGGAGGCTCGTGATGCCAGGAGGGTGCAGGTGGCCGTGATGCTCACGACCCTGGTGGGAATCATCCAG ttcGTCTTCGGTCTTCTCAGGTTTGGCTTCGTGGCGATCTACCTCACAGAGCCTCTGGTGCGAGGCTTCACTACAGCAGCGGCCGTGCATGTTTTCATCTCCCAGATCAAGTACCTGCTGGGGGTGAAGACGCAGCGTTTTAGCGGACCCCTCGCTATTATTTAT AGCGCCAAGGCGGTATTCACAGACATCACCAGCACCAACGTCGTCTCTCTCATCCTGGGCCTTGCGTGTATCATCGTCCTGTACTTTGTCAAAGACATGAATGAGCGCTTCAAAAAGAAACTGCCTATCCCCATTCCCGGAGAGATCATCATCGTCATGGTGTCAACCGGCGTCTCGTACGGCCTGTCGCTGTCAGCAGACCACAAGGTGGATGTTGTTGGGTACATACCGTCAGG GCTTCTCCCCCCTGCTGCCCCAGATTTCTCTCTGTTACCCAATCTGATCACGGACTCCTTTGCTGTAGCGATTGTGGGATTCTCAATGGACATCTCTCTGGCTAAGACCTTTGCCCTGAAGCATGGGTACAGTGTGGACGGCAACCAG GAGCTGATTGCCCTCGGTCTGTGTAACTTCATCAGCTCTTTCTTCCAAACCTTCGCCATCTCTTGTTCCATGTCAAGAAGCCTGGTGCAGGAGAGCACAGGAGGGAAAACACAg atcGCGGGGCTGCTGGCGTCTCTcatggtgctgctggtggttgTGGCCGTTGGTTTTGTGTTCCAGCCACTCCCTCAG ACTGCGCTGGCTGCCATCATCATGGTCAACTTGTTGGGGATGTTCAAACAGTTCAGAGACATTCCTAATCTGTGGAGGACCACTAAGATCGAACTG gtcaTCTGGCTGGTAGCATTCGTAGCGTCTGTGCTGCTGGGCCTGGACTTTGGCCTCCTAGTGGCTATTGTGTTTGCCATACTAACAGTCATCTACAGAACACAGAG ctccAAAAGTGCCGTTTTGGGTTATGTTCCCGGTACTGGGCTGTACTGTGATGTGGATGAGTATGAGGAG GCAGTTGAATATGAGGGGATTAAGATTTTCCACTGCAACTCTTCCATCTACTTTGCCAACAGTGACCTTTATGTGAATACCCTCAAGGAGAAG ACGGGAGTGAACCCTGAAAACCTACAAGCTGCACGGAAAGCCAGGAAAAAACAGGAGAAGGCAAACGACAACCAAAACGCACAACTGAGGATCTGTGTCAAG GAGGAGCACAGGAACGGACCTTCAGGGGACAGCCGCGccgaaacaaacacagaagaggtGGTCTACCTTAAATCTCCCAGCACCGTCCACTCCATCGTCCTGGACTGGACGCCTGTCTCCTTCGTCGACTCTGTGGGAGCCAAAGCCATCAAACAG gtcaTCAAGCAATACGCAGCAGTGGATGTGCAGGTGGTGATAGCAGCCTGCAGCC GAGTGGTGTTGGCTGACCTGGACACCTTACAGTTCTTCACCGGGGCCATGACCACCGACATGGTGTTCCCCACAGTCCACGACGCCGTGCTGCACTGCACTAGTCCCCGCCCCGCAGCTGCTCCGGCCAATGAGCTGACCTGA
- the psmc2 gene encoding 26S proteasome regulatory subunit 7 yields MPDYLGDDQRKTKEEEKEDGPIRSLDEGDIALLKTYGQSTYSRQIKQVEDDIQQLLKKINELTGIKESDTGLAPPALWDLAADKQTLQSEQPLQVARCTKIINADSEDPKYIINVKQFAKFVVDLSDQVAPTDIEEGMRVGVDRNKYQIHIPLPPKIDPTVTMMQVEEKPDVTYSDVGGCKEQIEKLREVVETPLLHPERFVNLGIEPPKGVLLFGPPGTGKTLCARAVANRTDACFIRVIGSELVQKYVGEGARMVRELFEMARTKKACLIFFDEIDAIGGARFDDGAGGDNEVQRTMLELINQLDGFDPRGNIKVLMATNRPDTLDPALMRPGRLDRKIEFSLPDLEGRTHIFKIHARSMSVERDIRFELLARLCPNSTGAEIRSVCTEAGMFAIRARRKIATEKDFLEAVNKVIKSYAKFSATPRYMTYN; encoded by the exons ATGCCGGATTATCTGGGAGACGACCAGAGGAAAAccaaggaggaggaaaaggaagacgGTCCCATCAGAT CTCTAGATGAAGGGGACATCGCGCTGCTGAAAACATAT gGTCAGAGCACCTACTCCAGACAGATCAAACAAGTGGAAGATGACATCCAGCAGCTGCTCAAGAAGATCAACGAGCTGACAG GTATTAAGGAGTCAGACACCGGCCTGGCTCCACCTGCACTCTGGGATCtggctgctgacaaacagacccTGCAGAGTGAACAGCCTCTGCAGGTGGCAAG ATGCACAAAGATCATCAACGCAGACTCCGAGGACCCGAAATACATCATCAATGTCAAACAGTTTGCCAAGTTTGTGGTGGACCTGAGCGACCAGGTGGCTCCAACTGACATTGAGGAGGGCATGAGAGTCGG TGTTGACAGAAACAAGTATCAGATCCATATTCCTCTGCCTCCCAAGATTGACCCCACTGTCACCATGATGCAG GTGGAGGAGAAGCCTGATGTGACGTACAGTGATGTTGGTGGATGTAAGGAGCAGATTGAGAAGCTGAGAGAAGTTGTTGAGACCCCCCTGCTGCAT CCTGAGAGGTTTGTCAATCTGGGTATTGAGCCTCCGAAAGGTGTCCTGCTTTTTGGGCCCCCCGGAACAGGAAAGACCCTGTGCGCCCGGGCTGTGGCCAACAGGACCGACGCCTGCTTCATCCGAGTCATCGGCTCCGAGCTGGTGCAGAAGTATGTGGGAGAG ggAGCCAGGATGGTGCGTGAGCTGTTTGAGATGGCCCGCACTAAGAAGGCCTGTCTGATCTTCTTTGATGAAATTGATGCCATTGGAG GTGCTCGTTTTGATGATGGCGCCGGAGGAGACAACGAGGTGCAGAGGACCATGTTGGAGCTCATCAACCAACTGGACGGCTTCGACCCGCGTGGCAACATCAAAGTTCTAATGGCCACCAACAGGCCTGACACCCTGGACCCGGCCCTGATGAGACCCGGGCGTCTAGACAGGAAGATCGAGTTCAGCCTGCCCGACCTGGAG ggTCGCACACACATCTTCAAGATCCATGCCCGCTCTATGAGTGTGGAGAGAGATATTCGTTTTGAGCTGCTGGCTCGCCTCTGTCCAAACAGCACTG GCGCCGAGATCCGCAGTGTGTGCACAGAGGCAGGCATGTTCGCCATCCGCGCTCGCAGGAAGATCGCCACAGAGAAAGACTTCCTGGAGGCCGTCAACAAGGTCATCAAGTCCTACGCCAAGTTCAGCGCCACCCCCAGATACATGACCTACAACTGA
- the dnajc2 gene encoding dnaJ homolog subfamily C member 2, with amino-acid sequence MLLEALDGDETIVFAAAAASVQVQVEPVGRWLEAFVKRRSRNTSASFQELEEEEVSSEESEDEEFQLEEYPMLRTLDPKDWKNQDHYSVLGVPHLRYKATQKQIKAAHKSIVLKHHPDKRKAAGETIVEGDNDYFTCITKAIEILSDPVKRRAFDSVDPTFDNAVPSKSEGKENFFDAYAPIFERNARWSSKKHVPKVGTMESSFEDVDNFYTFWYNFDSWREFSYLDEEEKEKAECRDERRWIEKQNRASRGQRKKEEMNRIRTLVDTAYSCDPRIKKFKDDEKARKESEKKAKADAKKREQDEKDRARQAELETARLAKEKEEEEAKQVAQQAKKEKEIQKKAVKKERQKLRTTCKNWNYFADNESESVKMMEEVEKLCDRLELISLQSLNEILASGSKEDSKAAVEKQVQEVNNQLQREKEAEVQARQAARSADQASGGGGSSGKGWNEDDLQLLIKAVNLFPAGTNARWEVIANYMNLHSTSGMKRTAKDVINKAKNLQRLDPLQKDEINKKAFEKFKKEHSFVAPTIDNAVPSERFEASGGNAASWTTEEQKLLEQALKTYPVTTPERWEKIAAAVPGRNKKDCMKRYKELVEMVKAKKAAQEQVAPKSKK; translated from the exons ATGCTGCTCGAAGCGCTGGACGGTGATGAGACGATCGTGTTCGCAGCCGCTGCCG cctctgTGCAGGTCCAGGTGGAACCTGTGGGGCGGTGGCTGGAGGCCTTcgtgaagaggaggagcaggaataCGTCAGCCTCCttccaggagctggaggaagaggaggtgtcATCTGAGGAGTCAGAGGATGAGGAGTTTCAGCTGGAGGAGTACCCCATGCTCCGAACGCTCGACCCCAAAGACTGGAAG AATCAGGATCATTATAGTGTCCTTGGCGTCCCACACTTGAGGTACAAAGCCACACAGAAACAGATCAAAGCTGCTC ACAAATCCATTGTGTTGAAGCATCATCCTGACAAAAGGAAAGCTGCCGGGGAGACGATTGTAGAAGGAGACAACGACTACTTTACCTGTATAACTAAAG CTATAGAAATCCTGTCAGATCCTGTGAAGAGAAGAGCTTTCGACAGTGTAGATCCGACCTTTGACAACGCTGTGCCTTCAAAGAGTGAAGGCAAAGAGAACTTTTTTGATGCGTATGCTCCCATTTTTGAGAGAAACGCAAGATGGTCTTCCAAAAAGCACGTTCCCAAAGTCGGAACCATGGAGTCGTCTTTTGAAGACGTGGAtaatttttacactttttg GTACAACTTTGACTCGTGGAGAGAATTTTCATActtggatgaagaggagaaggaaaaggccGAATG TCGAGATGAGAGGAGGTGGATTGAAAAGCAGAATCGAGCTtccagaggtcagaggaagaaggaggagatgaaCAGAATACGAACACTAGTTG ATACTGCCTACAGCTGTGACCCTAGAATAAAGAAATTCAAAGACGACGAAAAAGCCCGGAAGGAATCTGAGAAGAAGGCGAAAGCTGAtgccaagaaaagagagcaggaCGAGAAGGACCGA GCCCGGCAGGCGGAGCTGGAGACAGCTCGTTTGgcaaaggagaaggaggaagaggaggccaagCAGGTGGCGCAGCAGgcgaagaaagagaaggagatcCAGAAAAAGGCCGTCaagaaggagagacagaaactCAGGACGACCTGCAAG AACTGGAATTACTTTGCTGACAATGAGTCTGAAAGTGTCAAGATGATGGAAGAAGTGGAGAAGCTCTGTGATAGGCTGGAGCTGATTAG tcttCAGTCCCTGAATGAAATCCTGGCCTCAGGCTCAAAAGAAGACAGCAAGGCAGCTGTGGAGaagcag gTGCAGGAGGTGaacaaccaactgcagagggagaaggaggctGAGGTTCAGGCCAGGCAGGCGGCTCGCAGCGCGGACCAGGCCAGCGGCGGAGGAGGCAGCTCAGGGAAGGGCTGGAACGAGGACGACCTCCAGCTGCTCATCAAGGCTGTCAATCTGTTCCCCGCTGGAACCAACGCCAG atGGGAAGTTATTGCCAATTATATGAACTTGCACTCCACCAGCGGCATGAAGAGGACAGCCAAAGATGTCATTAACAAAGCCAAGAATCTGCAACGACTCG ATCCGCTACAGAAAGATGAGATCAACAAAAAAGCCTTTGAGAAGTTCAAGAAGGAACACTCGTTTGTGGCGCCCACCATAGACAACGCTGTGCCCTCAGAGAGATTTGAAG CCTCTGGTGGTAACGCTGCATCCTGGaccacagaggagcagaagcTTTTGGAACAGGCCCTGAAGACGTACCCAGTCACCACACCTGAGAGGTGGGAGAAAATCGCTGCTGCTGTCCCAGGACGGAATAAGAAAGACTGTATGAAGCGGTACAAG GAACTGGTGGAAATGGTTAAAGCCAAGAAAGCTGCTCAGGAACAAGTGGCACCCAAGAGCAAAAAATGA